The genomic DNA GCTGCTCGACCTCGGCCTGCAGCCCGAGGAGCGGGTCGCGCTCGCCTGCAACACCCGGCTGGAGTGGATCCTCACCGACCTCGGCATCCTCTGCGCCGGCGGCGCCAACACCACGGTCTACCCCAGCACCAACGCCGAGGAGACCGCATACATCCTCGCCGACTCCGGCAGCCGCGTGCTCGTTGCGGAGGACGCCGCCCAGCTCGCCAAGGCGCGCGAGATGCGGGCCGGGCTGCCCGACCTGGCGCACGTCGTCGTGGTCGAGGCCGCGGACGCCGTCGCCGCCGAGGGCGACCCGGACGGCTGGGTGCTCTCCCTGGCCGAGCTGGAGCGGCGCGGCACCGACTATCTGGAGAAGCACCCCGAGGCCGTACGGGAGCACATCCAGGCCCTGCGCCCCGACCAGCTCGCCACCCTCATCTACACCTCCGGCACCACGGGCCGCCCCAAGGGCGTGCGGCTGGCGCACGACTCGTGGTCGTACATGGGCTACGCGATCGAGGGCATCGAGCTGGTCATGCCCGAGGACATCCAGTACCTGTGGCTGCCGCTCGCGCACGTCTTCGGCAAGGTGCTCACCGCCGGGCACATCAAGGTCGGGCACGTGATGGCCGTCGACGGCCGGATCGACAAGATCATCGAGAACCTGCCGGTCGTCCGGCCCACCCAGATGTGCGGCGTCCCGCGGATCTTCGAGAAGGTCTACAACGGCGTGGCCGCCAAGGCGAAGGCCGGCGGCGGCGCCAAGTACAAGATCTTCCTGTGGGCCGCCGAGGTCGCCCGCGAGTACGCGCGCGTCACCCAGGACAACCACCGCCGCACCGGCAAGCGCACCGCGCCCGCCGGCCTGCGGACCAAGCACGCCCTCGCGGACAAGCTGGTCTACGGCAAGTTCCGCGCCGCCTTCGGCGGCCGGATGCGCGGCATGGTCTCCGGATCCGCCGCCCTCGCCCCCGAGATCGGCTACTTCTTCGACGGCGCCGGCGTCCCCATCCTGGAGGGCTACGGCCTCACCGAGTCCGCCGCCGCCAGCTTCTGCAACCGCCTGGAGACCTACCGCACCGGCACCGTCGGCAAGCCGCTGCCCGGCTGCGAGGTGCGGATCGCCGACGACGGCGAGATCCTGCTGCGCGGCCCCGGCATCATGCAGGGCTACCACGGCCTGCCGGAGAAGAGCGCCGAGGTGCTGGAGGACGACGGCTGGTTCCACACCGGCGACATCGGCGAGCTGTCCGACGACGGCTTCCTGCGCATCACCGACCGCAAGAAGGACCTGATCAAGACGTCCGGCGGCAAGTACATCGCGCCGAGCGAGGTCGAGGGCCAGTTCAAGGCCGTCTGCCCGTACGTCGGCTCGATCCTCGTCATCGGCGCCGACCGCAACTTCTGCACCGCGCTGATCTCCCTGGACGAGGTGGCGCTCACCGGCTGGGCGAAGGAGAACGGCCTGTCGGACCGGCCGTACGCGGAGCTGGTCGCCTCCCCGGAGGCGCGGGAGATGATCGACGGGTACGTGCAGCAGCTCAACGAGCGGTTGCAGCGCTGGCAGATGATCAGGAAGTTCCGGATCCTGCCGCGGGACCTCGACGTCGAGCACGGGGAGCTGACGCCGAGCCTGAAGCTGAAGCGTCCGGTGGTGGAGCGGGAGTACAAGGACCTGATCGAGGACATGTACGAGGGCGCCAGGGAAGCCTGAGGCCGGCTCGTTTCCGACGCGCCCCCGGGGCCGGAAGTGCCGTGCGGCGGTGGCCGCTTGCGGCCGGTCCGCGGGGGTGCGTCTTTTGTCGTACACGGGGAACGGGAAGGGCGGTCAGGGGTGTGCGGGCGGCGTGTGCGTCGCCGGTCGCGCCCCTCGAACGGGCGACGCGCGCGATCCCGTTGACGGTGACCGCGGCACCCGCGACGGGGTGGTGAGAGGGCTGTCCCCGGGGGTGCGGAGGTCTCGTACGCACGCGTGTCCACCGCGGTGAGCTGTGTCTTCGCCGTTACGGCCGCTGCGGCCGTGCGTCGCGGGGGGCCCGTGGGAAGTGCCGGGCGGGGGTGGCCGAAGGGGGTAATCCGGGTGGTGCGGCGGGGGTCGGATGGGCCATATCCGGTCACCAGTTGTGTCACTTGGTGCATCTGGGCGAGCTCAGTCTGTCACCCTGGTACGTGGGGAACGCCCGTATGCCGGGATTGGGCCGGGAGAGGACAGTGGGGACGACCTTCGCAGTGCAGGCCGTACGTCGAACCTCCGTGGTGTCGGTCGTGCGAAGAGAGCCCGCGGAGCCGGACGGCGGGTCCGGCGGGTCCGGCGGGTCCGGCGGGGAAAGCGGGAGCGGCACGGAAGGTGCCGACGACGCGGACGGAACGGACGGTGCGGACGACGTGCCGGCATCCGGCGGGGAAGCCCGAGGGGCGCACCGCACGGCCCGGGGCGCCGCGGACGACGGGGGCGACGGGGACGACGACGGGGACGACGGGGACGGGGACGGCTCGGGGGAAGACGGCGCAGACGCCGGTGCGGACGGCTCCGCGGGCAGCGGCGCGGAGGGCCCCGGGGACGGGAGCGCAGCCGACGGGATCGCGGGCTCCGCGAAGCGCGGTTCGGGCGGATCCGGCCACGGGAGCGCAGACGGCCCCGGGGACGGCGACGCGGAGGATGCGGAGGCGGAGGCGGACGCCGCCGCCGGTCCGCAGGGCGTGACCGACGTCGCCCTGACCCTCGCCGCCGGAATGCCCGCCGCCGAGGCGGCCCGCCGGTTCGTCCGCGAGCTGCTCGCCGGCCGCGCAGGGCCCGAGGTCGACGACGCCGAGCTGCTGACCAGCGAGCTGGTCACGAACGCCGTGGTGCACGCCGGCACCGAGGTACGGGTCCGCTGCCGGCTCGTCACCGAGGACGCCACCGCCGCCGGTCTCGCGCGCGACGGCGCGGACGGCGGCGGCGCGGCCGCGGAGCCGACGCTGCTGGTGGAGGTCACCGACGGGCACGCGGCCCGGGTGATGCCGCTGCCGGCGCCCGAGGAGTCGTACGGCTACGGCCTGCAACTCGTCGCCGCGCTCGCCGACGCCTGGGGCGTGGAGCACCGGCGCAGCGAGAAGACCGTCTGGTTCCGGATGGGCCCGTTGCGCGAGGTCGGGGGCGAGCCGGCCGACGACGACCCCGACGCCGCGGCACCGGACCGGGAGACCGGCGCGGCGCACGACGAGGCGGGCGCGCACGGCGCGAGCGCCGTACCCGACGACGCGGCCCACGGCCGGGGCGTACCGCACCACGCGGACGGCTCCGGCGGCGACACCGTCCGCGGCGCGCACGACCTCGCCGACGACGACCTCGCCGACCCGCACGCCGCCCACACCGCAGCGCTCCGCCTGCCCAGCCAGGCCACCGCGCACACCCCGCGCAGCGCCACCGACCCCGAACTGCGCGGCGGCGGCCCCTGGGCGGGCGTCGGCGCCTTCTCGTTCCTCGCCGAGACCTCCGACATGCTGGCCGGGCAGTTCGACGAGGACATGGTCGCCTCGCTGGCCACCCAGCTCCTCGTGCCCCGGCTCGCCGACTGGAGCGCCGTCTGGCTCGAAGGCGCCGACGGCGCCGAGCCCCGCCTCGCGCAGGTCTGGCACGCCGCCGAGGAGCGGATCTCCCCCCTCCGCCGCGCCCTGGAGCAGTGCCCGCTGCCGCCGCCCGACGCCCGCCCCGTACCGGTCTCGTGGCCCGGCGGCGGCAGCGGCGGCGTCGCCCGCGGTCCCGGGGACGCCGGCTACGGGCTCGGCGGCCCCGCGCTGGCCTGCCCGCTGGTCGCAGGCGGCCGCCGCGTCGGCACGCTGCTCTTCGGCCGCGCCGGCGTCGCCCGGATCGGCGGCGACGTCGTCGCCGTCGTCACGGACTTCGCGCGCCGCGTCGCGCACGCCGTCTCCGCCGCCCGCCAGTACACGCGCCAGGTCACCATCAGCGAGGTGCTCCAGCGCGGCCTGCTGCCCAGCGGCATCGCGGAGATGCCGGCCATGGACACCGCCGTCGTCTACGAGCCGGCCGAGGGCGCCGCCGCGGGCGGCGACTTCTACGACCTCTTCCCCAGCGGCAGCGACCGCTGGTGCTTCGCCCTCGGCGACGTCTGCGGCCAGGGCCCGGAGGCGGCGGTCGTCACGGGCCTCGCGCGCCCGGTGCTGCGGCTGCTCGCGCGCGAGGGCTACGGCGTCGCCGACGTGCTCGGGGGCCTGAACCGCACGCTCGTGGAGCACGCCTTCGAGGCCGTCGAGGCGGCCACGGCGTTCGGGCTGCCGCCGGAGCAGGCGCGGTTCCTGTCGCTGCTGTACGGGGAGCTGGTGCCGTACGAGCACGAAGGCGGCGGCGTCCGCTGCACCGTGGCCAGCGCCGGCCACCCGCTGCCGCTGCTCCTGCGCAGCGACGGCGGGGTGCGGGCGGCGGCGGACGCGCAGTTGCTGCTGGGGGTGCTGGACGACGCTGAGTACTACAGCCAGTCGTTCGACCTGGAGCCCGGCGACACGCTGCTGTGCGTGACGGACGGCGTGACGGAGCGGCGGTACGGGGACCGGCTGTTCGACGACGGGGACGGGCTGGCGGAGGCCCTGTCGTGCTGCACGGGGCTGGGCGCGGCGGCGGTGGCGGAGCGGATCAGGACGGCGGTGCACGACTTCGCGCCGGTGCCGCCGCGGGACGATCTGGCGATGATGGTGCTGCAGGCGCGGGGGACGGAGCAGGGCGGGTACTGAGGGGGGCTGGGCCCGGGACAGGGCTGGAGCCGGAGACCGGACGGGGCTGGAGCCGGGCCCAGGGCCGGGGCTGAGCCGAGGTCGGAGGGCCGGGGAGTCCGGGCCTTCCGGCGGCCGGGGGACAATGGGGCGTATGCCCTCCGTACTGCCCGATGGCGAGCCCGCGCCCGAGGACGGGACCCTGCCCGCCGAGGCGCTGGCCGGGGCCGCCGGCCGCCCCCTCGGCTTCTACGCCCACGTTCCGTACTGCGCCACCCGCTGCGGCTACTGCGACTTCAACACGTACACCGCCTCCGAACTGCGCGGTACCTCGCGCGACGACTACGCCGCCACCTTCGCCGAGGAGGTCCGCCTGGCCCGCAAGGTGCTCGGCGACGATCCGCGGGAGGTCGAGACGGTGTTCTTCGGCGGCGGTACGCCCACGCTGCTGCCGGCGGCGGACCTGGGGCGGATGCTGGCGGCGATCCGCTCGGAGTTCGGCCTCGCGGCGGACGCGGAGGTGACGACGGAGGCCAACCCGGAGTCGGTGGATCCGGCGTATCTGGCGGAGCTGCGGGAGGCCGGGTTCAACCGGATCTCGTTCGGCATGCAGAGCGCGCGGGAGCACGTGCTGCGGGTGCTGGACCGTACGCACACGCCGGGCCGCCCGGAGGCGTGCGTGGCGGAGGCGCGGGCGGCGGGGTTCGCGCACGTGAACCTGGACCTGATCTACGGCACGCCGGGGGAGACGGACGACGACTGGCGGGCGTCGCTGGCGGCGGCGCTGGGGGCGGGTCCCGACCATGTGTCGGCGTACGCGCTGATCGTGGAGGAGGGCACGCAACTGGCGCGGCGGATCCGGCGGGGGGAGGTGCCGCCGACGGACGACGACGTGCACGCGGACAGGTACCTGATCGCGGAGGAGGCGCTGTCGGCGGCGGGGATGGAGTGGTACGAGGTGTCGAACTGGGCGGAGGCCGCGGGCGGCGCGGGGGCCCGGTGCCGGCACAACGAGCTGTACTGGACGGGCGCGGACTGGTGGGGCGCGGGCCCGGGGGCGCACAGCCACGTGGGCGGGGTGCGGTGGTGGAACGTCAAGCACCCGGGGCCGTACGCGTCCGCCCTGGCGGCGGGCCGGTCGCCGGCGGCGGGCCGGGAGGTGCTGACGGAGGAGGACCGCAGGGTGGAACGGATCCTGCTGGAGCTGAGACTGTCGGCGGGCTGCCCGGTGTCGCTGCTGCGACCGGCGGGAGCGGAGGCGGCGGCCCGGGCGGTGGGGGACGGGCTGCTGGAGGGTGGTCCGTGGGAGGAGGGCCGGCTGGTGCTGACGCTGCGGGGGCGGTTGCTGGCGGACGGGGTGGTACGGGACTTGGTGGACTGAGGGGGCTGTTCCCGCCCCTCCCCTCCCCGAACCCGGGGGCTCCACCCCCGGCCCCCGCCGGGGCGCCGCCCAGGACCCGCTCGGGGCCGCGCCCCGGACCCTGGAGAGCCCGCCCCGGACCGTTCGGGGCTGTGGCCCGGATCCCCGGACGGGGCTGCCGCAGGGGCCCCCGCGCGGCTGTGCCTCAGGCTCGCTGGGGGCTCTGCCTCGGGCCCGGGCTGGACTCCCGCAGGGCTGTCTCCCGGACCGCTCGGGGCTGCGCTCCGGATCCGCTTGCGGTTCCGCGCCCGAGACCCCGATGGCTCCGCCCCGGGCCCGCTGGGGGCTGTTCCTCGGGCTCCAGCGGCGCCGGCCTCGGCTCGCACGGGGCTGGCCCAGGCCCCGCGGGGGCTGTGCGCAGGACGTACGGAGCTGCCTCGTACCCGCCCCGGGCTGGGCCCCGGCTCCCCGTACCCATGACCCCCTCACACCCACCCAAGGGTATGCGGGTGCTCTGACATCGCTGGCTCACTGGGGCGGCAACGGGCGGGCGGTGCCGGGGGGACGGATACGCCTGGTGGCCGGGGTCGTGGGGACGCGGGAACGGGGGTGGGCGGGATCGCGTGCGGTTGCTGCGACGTGGGGTCGGAGCATTGGGCCCCTGCCGTGCGCTCCCGGCCGCTCGCCTGCGCACCGGGCTCCGACTTCACCGGCGATCGTCCGGGGCAGTCGGCCCTCGGGCCCTCTTAGCCAGCCGGTACCCCTCGGGTTGCACGTCACTGGGCAAAACTCTGCTCCGGCGGGTGATCTGGTCGGTTTTGGTCCGGGTGTTGCGCGGAGTTCGTGTCGGTAGTGCGCACTCGGTGCGGCCGGGGTGGTGCTTGGCGAGCCTGCGGGTGCGTATCTGCGTGCGGTGGGGCAAAAGTCGGCCTCCGGGGGTCGGTTCGGGGTGAATCGGGGGTGTTACCGCGAGTTACGGTCCGATTTCTCCGCTGAGCGGCAGGATGGCGGATCGGGGTGTAGGGGTACGCGCCCCGCCTGCCGGACCCATACGGCAGGCGGGGCGTCTCCCGAGGGCGGTCGTGAGTACCGTCACCGCTCTCGGGGCTCAGTGGGGATGCCGGCGGATGAGGACGTTCGCGTCGCTTACCGCCGACAAGTCGCCCTTCGCGCGCGCCGCCCTTCGGCTCGTCGCCAGTTCCGCGCACCGGGCGCAGCCCGGGGCCGGGGTGGCGTCCGGGGGAGGGAACGCCTGGGGCAGGTAGACCGGGGCGGCCATCGAGGTGCGGTGCGCGGCGAGGGTGGTCGCCGGGACATCCGTCGCCGGGTGCCGCGGCGGTCCATTTCCCGCGGTACGGGACCGGTCGCCGTCCGTGTTCACGGGCGCCCCCTCCGTAACACCGCGGCGCTGATCCGCCCGTGGCCCGGTTCCAGGTCGTTCTCGCCCCCCGTGGTGACGCAGTGGCCCCCTGCCCGGTGGACTGACAGGCGGAGGGTCGCCCTGTCCGCGCGGTCCCAACTGATGCGGTCCCACGTGTCCACGAGGCACACCGCGGGCCCGGCGGCCTGGCGCATGGCGTAGGTGAGCATCTGCCACTGCGCCCGCTGCCAGGCGCACAGCGCCTGGTCCCCGCGGTCGACCCACTCCCCGGCCACCACCCAGCCCCGCTCGGCGGCATACCGCCTGCAACGCGCTATGCGCTCGTCCAGGGCCGCGGTCGTCAGTACGGCGTGCCGGTCGTAGATGAACGCCAGCGTGGGCCGGGGCGGGTGGGTGTCGGGTGTCTCCATCACGCTCACCTGTCGTCGGTGATCAGGTCGTCACCGACGGTAGAAGCAGATGGTGTGTGCCTACAGGCACGGAACGTCGCAGTTTGGCGGGCGTCCGCCCGAAGGGGGTACGGGCCGTGCCCTCAGCCGTCCACGGCCAGGAACTCCGCCAACTGCCGCTGCGCGCCGGTGAGGCTGCGCTTGCGGGTCTTCAGCACGTCCTCGAACGTGGTCGCGGCCAGCCGCTGGTGGCGTAGCCACTCGGGGGCGTCCCGGCGCAGCGCGACCAGCATGTCGGTGGCCTCGTCGCCGTGCCGCAGCATGGCGTGCGCACGCGCGACGTCCAGGCGGTGCCGGTTCCAGTTGTCCGACGTCGCCCTGCCCACCCCGCGGGGCAGGCGGGCGGTCATCTCCAGTACGAGGTCCGGCCGCTCGGCGACCAGCTCGGCCTCGATCGCCTTCAGATCGACCGTCAGCGGCCCGAAGGTGCCCCAGCCGCGCAGATGCTCCG from Streptomyces sp. CMB-StM0423 includes the following:
- a CDS encoding ATP-binding SpoIIE family protein phosphatase gives rise to the protein MVSVVRREPAEPDGGSGGSGGSGGESGSGTEGADDADGTDGADDVPASGGEARGAHRTARGAADDGGDGDDDGDDGDGDGSGEDGADAGADGSAGSGAEGPGDGSAADGIAGSAKRGSGGSGHGSADGPGDGDAEDAEAEADAAAGPQGVTDVALTLAAGMPAAEAARRFVRELLAGRAGPEVDDAELLTSELVTNAVVHAGTEVRVRCRLVTEDATAAGLARDGADGGGAAAEPTLLVEVTDGHAARVMPLPAPEESYGYGLQLVAALADAWGVEHRRSEKTVWFRMGPLREVGGEPADDDPDAAAPDRETGAAHDEAGAHGASAVPDDAAHGRGVPHHADGSGGDTVRGAHDLADDDLADPHAAHTAALRLPSQATAHTPRSATDPELRGGGPWAGVGAFSFLAETSDMLAGQFDEDMVASLATQLLVPRLADWSAVWLEGADGAEPRLAQVWHAAEERISPLRRALEQCPLPPPDARPVPVSWPGGGSGGVARGPGDAGYGLGGPALACPLVAGGRRVGTLLFGRAGVARIGGDVVAVVTDFARRVAHAVSAARQYTRQVTISEVLQRGLLPSGIAEMPAMDTAVVYEPAEGAAAGGDFYDLFPSGSDRWCFALGDVCGQGPEAAVVTGLARPVLRLLAREGYGVADVLGGLNRTLVEHAFEAVEAATAFGLPPEQARFLSLLYGELVPYEHEGGGVRCTVASAGHPLPLLLRSDGGVRAAADAQLLLGVLDDAEYYSQSFDLEPGDTLLCVTDGVTERRYGDRLFDDGDGLAEALSCCTGLGAAAVAERIRTAVHDFAPVPPRDDLAMMVLQARGTEQGGY
- the hemW gene encoding radical SAM family heme chaperone HemW, encoding MPSVLPDGEPAPEDGTLPAEALAGAAGRPLGFYAHVPYCATRCGYCDFNTYTASELRGTSRDDYAATFAEEVRLARKVLGDDPREVETVFFGGGTPTLLPAADLGRMLAAIRSEFGLAADAEVTTEANPESVDPAYLAELREAGFNRISFGMQSAREHVLRVLDRTHTPGRPEACVAEARAAGFAHVNLDLIYGTPGETDDDWRASLAAALGAGPDHVSAYALIVEEGTQLARRIRRGEVPPTDDDVHADRYLIAEEALSAAGMEWYEVSNWAEAAGGAGARCRHNELYWTGADWWGAGPGAHSHVGGVRWWNVKHPGPYASALAAGRSPAAGREVLTEEDRRVERILLELRLSAGCPVSLLRPAGAEAAARAVGDGLLEGGPWEEGRLVLTLRGRLLADGVVRDLVD
- a CDS encoding recombinase family protein, encoding METPDTHPPRPTLAFIYDRHAVLTTAALDERIARCRRYAAERGWVVAGEWVDRGDQALCAWQRAQWQMLTYAMRQAAGPAVCLVDTWDRISWDRADRATLRLSVHRAGGHCVTTGGENDLEPGHGRISAAVLRRGRP
- a CDS encoding AMP-dependent synthetase/ligase, whose amino-acid sequence is MTETETQTKLDSRPPSVATLFLDRVESTPDREAFQYPVPAATAGEGDEWRSLTWAQSAERVFAIAAGLLDLGLQPEERVALACNTRLEWILTDLGILCAGGANTTVYPSTNAEETAYILADSGSRVLVAEDAAQLAKAREMRAGLPDLAHVVVVEAADAVAAEGDPDGWVLSLAELERRGTDYLEKHPEAVREHIQALRPDQLATLIYTSGTTGRPKGVRLAHDSWSYMGYAIEGIELVMPEDIQYLWLPLAHVFGKVLTAGHIKVGHVMAVDGRIDKIIENLPVVRPTQMCGVPRIFEKVYNGVAAKAKAGGGAKYKIFLWAAEVAREYARVTQDNHRRTGKRTAPAGLRTKHALADKLVYGKFRAAFGGRMRGMVSGSAALAPEIGYFFDGAGVPILEGYGLTESAAASFCNRLETYRTGTVGKPLPGCEVRIADDGEILLRGPGIMQGYHGLPEKSAEVLEDDGWFHTGDIGELSDDGFLRITDRKKDLIKTSGGKYIAPSEVEGQFKAVCPYVGSILVIGADRNFCTALISLDEVALTGWAKENGLSDRPYAELVASPEAREMIDGYVQQLNERLQRWQMIRKFRILPRDLDVEHGELTPSLKLKRPVVEREYKDLIEDMYEGAREA